In Streptomyces qaidamensis, one DNA window encodes the following:
- the cobF gene encoding precorrin-6A synthase (deacetylating), protein MRKIHVIGIGAGDPDQLTLQAVRALRSTDVFFILEKGEVKADLTGLRRDMLDAHVPEGTYRVVEARDPERDRSAGGAAYSPAVGDWRSARADIYERLITEELGEEQTGAFLVWGDPSLYDSTLGILQEVLERGAVAFDYDVVPGISSVSALVARHRTGLNRVARPVQITTGRRLAEGFPEGVDDVVVMLDAHQTFRRYAQEDVDIYWGAYIGTPDEILACGPIAEAAPRIERLRAEARERKGWIMDTYLLRRHPRG, encoded by the coding sequence GTGCGAAAGATTCATGTCATCGGTATCGGCGCGGGCGACCCCGACCAGCTCACCCTCCAGGCGGTCAGGGCGCTGCGGAGCACGGACGTGTTCTTCATCCTGGAGAAGGGCGAGGTGAAGGCGGATCTCACCGGGCTGCGCCGGGACATGCTCGACGCGCACGTACCCGAGGGGACGTACCGCGTCGTCGAGGCGCGCGATCCCGAGCGGGACCGCAGTGCCGGTGGCGCGGCCTACTCCCCCGCCGTCGGGGACTGGCGCAGCGCCCGGGCCGACATCTACGAGCGGCTGATCACCGAGGAGCTCGGCGAGGAGCAGACCGGCGCGTTCCTGGTGTGGGGCGACCCGTCTCTGTACGACAGCACGCTGGGCATCCTGCAGGAGGTGCTGGAGCGGGGCGCCGTGGCGTTCGACTACGACGTCGTGCCCGGCATCAGCAGCGTCTCGGCACTCGTCGCCCGGCACCGCACGGGCCTCAACCGGGTGGCCCGGCCGGTGCAGATCACCACCGGCCGGCGGCTGGCGGAGGGCTTCCCGGAGGGCGTGGACGACGTGGTGGTGATGCTCGACGCCCACCAGACCTTCCGGCGGTACGCGCAGGAGGACGTCGACATCTACTGGGGCGCCTACATCGGCACTCCGGACGAGATCCTGGCCTGTGGCCCCATCGCCGAGGCAGCCCCTCGCATCGAGCGGCTGCGGGCCGAGGCCCGGGAGCGCAAGGGCTGGATCATGGACACGTATCTGCTGCGCCGGCACCCCCGCGGCTGA
- a CDS encoding HAD-IIA family hydrolase, whose product MESVRAVLIDIDGVLTVSWRPLPGAVEALREVREAGFAVLLVTNTTSRTRASIAGALAEAGFPVSAGDILTAPAATAAYLAEHCPGARCALLNSGDIAEDLDGVTVVEVGDTGTVPEVVLVGGAGPEFGYAELDRAFGHLQRGARLVAMHRNLYWRTSEGLRLDSGAFLAGLERAARVEAEITGKPSRAFFASALALLGVGAHEAVMVGDDVESDVLAAQRAGVTGVLVRTGKFQPETLRDADGTPDHVIDSFADLPALLRGSGQQ is encoded by the coding sequence ATGGAGTCCGTGCGTGCCGTGCTCATCGACATCGACGGGGTGCTCACCGTCTCGTGGCGGCCGTTGCCCGGGGCCGTCGAGGCGTTGCGGGAGGTCAGGGAGGCCGGGTTCGCCGTCCTGCTGGTCACCAACACCACCTCCCGCACCCGGGCGTCGATCGCCGGGGCGCTGGCGGAGGCGGGGTTCCCGGTGTCCGCCGGGGACATCCTGACCGCGCCGGCCGCCACCGCCGCGTACCTCGCCGAGCACTGTCCCGGTGCCCGGTGCGCGCTGCTGAACAGCGGCGACATCGCGGAGGACCTCGACGGTGTCACGGTCGTCGAAGTGGGTGACACCGGGACCGTGCCGGAGGTCGTCCTGGTCGGCGGGGCCGGTCCCGAGTTCGGGTACGCGGAGCTCGACCGGGCCTTCGGGCATCTGCAGCGCGGGGCCCGGCTGGTGGCCATGCACCGCAACCTGTACTGGCGTACGTCCGAGGGGCTGCGGCTGGACTCCGGGGCGTTCCTGGCCGGGCTGGAGCGGGCCGCGCGGGTGGAGGCCGAGATCACCGGCAAGCCGTCGCGGGCGTTCTTCGCGTCGGCACTCGCCCTGCTCGGCGTCGGCGCACACGAGGCGGTGATGGTGGGGGACGACGTCGAGTCCGACGTGCTGGCGGCGCAGCGGGCCGGGGTGACCGGGGTGCTCGTGCGGACCGGGAAGTTCCAGCCGGAGACGCTGCGGGACGCCGACGGCACGCCCGACCACGTGATCGACTCCTTCGCGGACCTTCCGGCGCTGCTGCGGGGATCAGGGCAGCAGTAG
- a CDS encoding cobalt-precorrin-6A reductase, whose product MSPHVLVLGGTAEARALAAALAERPGVRVTTSLAGRTARPGVLDGDVRVGGFGGARGLAGWLREQGVDALVDATHPFAESITANAARAAAETGVPAVVLRRPGWRPGPGDQWHPVPSLDAAAGLLPRLGGRVLLTTGRLGLASFAHLTRLHFVVRSVEPPEPPMPPDTHVLLARGPFTVPGETALLREHRVDVLVTKDSGGAATAAKLTAARDLGLPVVVVRRPSLPDGVTAVPDVEGVLERLGLG is encoded by the coding sequence GTGTCTCCTCACGTCCTGGTCCTCGGCGGCACGGCCGAGGCACGTGCCCTGGCCGCCGCGCTGGCCGAGCGCCCCGGTGTCCGTGTCACGACGTCCCTCGCGGGGCGTACGGCGAGGCCGGGGGTGCTCGACGGGGACGTGCGCGTCGGGGGCTTCGGCGGGGCCCGGGGACTGGCCGGGTGGCTACGGGAGCAGGGCGTGGACGCGCTCGTCGACGCCACGCACCCCTTCGCCGAGTCGATCACGGCCAACGCGGCCCGCGCCGCGGCCGAGACCGGCGTACCCGCGGTGGTGCTCCGCCGCCCCGGGTGGCGGCCCGGCCCCGGGGACCAGTGGCACCCGGTCCCCTCACTGGACGCGGCAGCCGGCCTGCTTCCGCGACTCGGCGGCCGGGTGCTCCTCACCACCGGGCGGCTCGGCCTGGCCTCCTTCGCCCACCTGACGCGGCTCCACTTCGTCGTACGGTCGGTGGAGCCCCCCGAGCCGCCGATGCCGCCCGACACCCATGTACTGCTCGCCCGCGGCCCGTTCACCGTCCCCGGCGAGACGGCCCTGCTGCGCGAGCACCGCGTCGACGTCCTCGTGACCAAGGACAGCGGGGGAGCGGCGACGGCGGCCAAACTGACCGCGGCCAGGGACCTCGGGCTGCCGGTCGTGGTCGTACGGCGGCCGTCGCTGCCGGACGGTGTGACGGCCGTCCCCGATGTGGAGGGCGTGCTGGAGCGGCTGGGACTCGGGTAG
- a CDS encoding DUF309 domain-containing protein produces the protein MGSTGETDPGRPGDARDRDDEGRARNARPRDGLGRPLPYGADGVPRQPEGIVRTPEETVAEAQRLLDEGKPFHAHEVFEDAWKSGPDQERELWRGLAQLAVGLTHAARGNLTGGARLLRRGAGAAESWVSGAGQDLPHGIDVVGVAAWARELAGDVERTGRPVDAGARAPRLRGPAAGR, from the coding sequence ATGGGCAGCACAGGAGAGACCGACCCGGGCCGGCCGGGCGACGCACGGGACCGTGACGACGAGGGGCGGGCGCGCAACGCCCGGCCCCGGGACGGGCTCGGTCGGCCCCTTCCCTACGGCGCGGACGGTGTGCCCCGGCAGCCCGAGGGCATCGTCCGTACCCCGGAGGAGACCGTGGCGGAGGCGCAGCGGCTGCTGGACGAGGGCAAGCCGTTCCACGCGCACGAGGTGTTCGAGGACGCGTGGAAGTCGGGGCCCGACCAGGAGCGCGAGCTGTGGCGCGGGCTCGCCCAGCTCGCCGTGGGGCTCACGCACGCCGCCCGGGGGAACCTGACCGGCGGGGCCCGGCTCCTGCGGCGCGGGGCGGGAGCGGCCGAGTCCTGGGTGTCCGGGGCCGGGCAGGACCTGCCGCACGGGATCGACGTCGTGGGCGTGGCCGCGTGGGCGCGGGAGCTGGCCGGGGACGTGGAACGAACCGGCCGACCGGTCGACGCCGGGGCGCGGGCGCCTCGGCTGCGGGGTCCGGCAGCCGGGCGCTGA
- a CDS encoding aldo/keto reductase: protein MKYRTIGTNPTTRREVSVLALGAMLFGSVTDEATSFAVLDRYVEAGGNFIDTSDNYAFWADGGQGGQSEALLGRWRRSRGIGDEIVVATKLGARPLAPGTSYTDNPEGLSAKVVRESAERSRERLGLEKLDLLYAHIEDHTVPLQETVEAFAALVAEGTAGLLGVSNHAVWRVERARALAAAAGLPGYEVLQYAHTHLRPRTDVPDALFPDGSLGHAGPDLLGYLRAEPGLTLVAYSPLLKGAYTRPERLPADFDHPGTPARLAVLRDVARETGASVNQVVLAWQIGGELPVLPLAGVSSVAQLEENLAAVDLELTPEQRARLDAAH from the coding sequence ATGAAGTACCGCACGATCGGCACGAACCCCACGACCCGCCGCGAGGTGAGTGTCCTCGCGCTCGGCGCGATGCTGTTCGGCTCGGTGACGGACGAGGCGACGTCCTTCGCCGTGCTCGACCGCTACGTCGAAGCCGGCGGGAACTTCATCGACACGTCCGACAACTACGCGTTCTGGGCCGACGGCGGCCAGGGCGGCCAGAGCGAGGCGCTCCTCGGCCGCTGGCGGCGCAGCCGCGGCATCGGCGACGAGATCGTCGTCGCGACCAAGCTCGGTGCCCGCCCCCTGGCCCCCGGCACCAGCTACACCGACAACCCCGAGGGCCTGTCCGCCAAGGTCGTGCGCGAATCCGCCGAGCGCAGCCGGGAACGGCTCGGCCTGGAGAAACTGGACCTGCTGTACGCGCACATAGAGGACCACACCGTCCCGCTCCAGGAGACCGTCGAGGCCTTCGCCGCCCTGGTCGCCGAGGGCACCGCCGGACTGCTCGGCGTGAGCAACCACGCCGTCTGGCGCGTGGAGCGGGCCCGGGCCCTCGCCGCCGCGGCCGGACTGCCCGGCTACGAGGTCCTCCAGTACGCGCACACCCACCTGCGCCCCCGCACCGACGTCCCCGACGCCCTGTTCCCGGACGGCAGCCTCGGCCACGCCGGCCCCGACCTGCTCGGCTACCTGAGGGCCGAGCCCGGCCTGACCCTGGTCGCGTACTCCCCGCTGCTGAAGGGCGCCTACACCCGCCCGGAGCGGCTGCCCGCCGACTTCGACCACCCCGGCACCCCGGCCCGGCTGGCGGTACTGCGCGACGTGGCACGGGAGACGGGCGCGAGTGTCAACCAGGTCGTGCTGGCCTGGCAGATCGGCGGCGAACTGCCCGTCCTGCCGCTGGCGGGGGTCTCCTCGGTCGCACAGCTGGAGGAGAACCTGGCGGCGGTGGACCTGGAGCTGACCCCGGAGCAGCGCGCCCGGCTGGACGCGGCGCACTGA
- a CDS encoding sulfite exporter TauE/SafE family protein has product MNTMTLWHITGWEFAALAFAALLVGFSKTAVSGANTVSLAIFAAVLPARASTGVLLPILIAGDLLAVATYRRHAHWPTLWRLFPAVAAGVVVGTVFLLWADDAVVRTSIGAILLLMAAVTVWRRRTADKEEEPESVTTRPGRLKARSYGVLGGFTTMVANAGGPVMSMYLLSAGFRKLGFLGTSAFFFLIVNVSKLPFSAGLGLIDGRSLLLDLALVAFVVPGALFGKWAVHRINQRLFEQLVIAATVVGGLQLLLP; this is encoded by the coding sequence ATGAACACCATGACCCTCTGGCACATCACCGGCTGGGAGTTCGCCGCCCTCGCCTTCGCGGCCCTGCTCGTCGGCTTCTCGAAGACCGCCGTGAGCGGGGCCAACACGGTCAGCCTCGCCATCTTCGCGGCGGTGCTGCCCGCCCGCGCCTCCACCGGCGTGCTGCTGCCCATCCTGATCGCCGGAGACCTCCTGGCCGTCGCCACCTACCGGCGGCACGCCCACTGGCCCACACTGTGGCGGCTGTTCCCGGCGGTCGCCGCGGGTGTCGTCGTCGGCACGGTGTTCCTGCTCTGGGCGGACGACGCGGTCGTACGGACCTCGATCGGCGCGATCCTGCTGCTGATGGCGGCCGTGACGGTGTGGCGCCGGCGCACGGCCGACAAGGAGGAGGAACCAGAGTCGGTCACCACCCGGCCGGGCCGCCTCAAGGCCCGCTCCTACGGCGTCCTCGGCGGCTTCACCACCATGGTCGCCAACGCGGGCGGCCCCGTGATGTCGATGTACCTGCTCTCCGCGGGCTTCCGCAAGCTCGGCTTCCTCGGCACCTCGGCCTTCTTCTTCCTCATCGTCAACGTCTCCAAGCTGCCCTTCAGCGCGGGCCTCGGGTTGATCGACGGCCGTTCGCTGCTCCTGGACCTGGCGCTCGTGGCGTTCGTGGTGCCCGGCGCGCTGTTCGGCAAGTGGGCCGTGCACCGGATCAACCAGCGGCTGTTCGAGCAGCTCGTCATCGCGGCGACCGTCGTGGGCGGCCTGCAGCTACTGCTGCCCTGA